Proteins encoded within one genomic window of Acomys russatus chromosome 5, mAcoRus1.1, whole genome shotgun sequence:
- the LOC127190147 gene encoding LOW QUALITY PROTEIN: 60S ribosomal protein L28-like (The sequence of the model RefSeq protein was modified relative to this genomic sequence to represent the inferred CDS: substituted 2 bases at 2 genomic stop codons) → MLPLNCISSVLSQFLRIYAHLQWMFALNCSSFLMERKKQTYGTERNDLKARNSFRYNWLTHHKTAGVEPVADGKGVVVVTKCRSGXXKPTTTTSYVRTTTNKNAWPPSAAAGNVTRKNKHSSDLRTAATRRASAILRGQKPVVVKRKRTRPTNNS, encoded by the exons ATGCTCCCACTGAACTGCATTTCTAGCGTGCTTAGCCAATT CCTCCGTATATATGCACATCTACAATGGATGTTTGCTCTGAACTGTTCCAGTTTCCTGATGGAGAGGAAAAAGCAGACCTACGGCACCGAACGCAATGATCTGAAGGCCCGTAACTCCTTCCGCTACAACTGGCTGACTCACCACAAGACTGCGGGAGTGGAGCCTGTGGCCGATGGCAAAGGGGTCGTGGTGGTCACGAAATGCAGATCCGGCTAGTGAAAACCCACCACTACCACTTCTTATGTGAGGACCACCACCAACAAGAATGCTTGGccaccctcagcagcagcaggcaaTGTGACCCGAAAGAACAAGCACAGCTCTGATCTGCGAACAGCGGCAACCCGCAGGGCCAGTGCCATCCTGCGAGGCCAGAAGCCTGTGGTGGTAAAGAGGAAACGGACCCGCCCCACCAACAACTCCTGA